From the genome of Planctomycetia bacterium:
GCTGGAAATCGCGAACTACCGGCTATTCCGCGACGCCAAGCTCACCAACTTGCCTCGGATGACGGTTGTGGTGGGGGCCAATGGCTCGGGCAAGACGACGCTATTCGACGTTTTCAGTTTCCTCAAGGAAGCGCTGACGCAGAACGTGGCGACCGCAGTGGCGCGTAGAGGCGGATTCCGCGAGCTCGTCAGTCGCGGGGAAACCGGACCGATCGCCATCACAGTTAAATTTCGCGAAAGCGGTGGGCGCCTGGCCACTTATCAGCTTGAGATCGCGGAAGACGGCGGCCGCCCGGTGGTGCACCGGGAGGTGCTCAAATTCCGCCGTGGCCAATTCGGGCAGCCGTGGCACTTCGTCGATTTTTCGCGTGGGCGCGGGGTCGCCATCACCAACGAGGCCGCCTACGGTCAGGAAGGTGTCGAGGCGGAGCGCAAGGAGCATGTGCTGGACGATCCCAGCGTGCTCGCGATCAAAGGGCTGGGGCAGTTCAAGGAATTTCGCGTCGTGGCGGAGTTTCGCAGCTTGATCGAGAACTGGCACATCTCGGACTTTCACATTAGCGACGCCAGGCCAAGCGCGGAGGCCGGGTATGCCGAGCACCTCTCGAACCGTGGCGACAATATCGCGCAGGTAGCGCAGTACTTGTATGAGAACCATCGTGAGCAGTTCGACCGCGTCCTGCAGATCATGAGCGAGCGAGTGCCCGGGATCAGTCGTGTGGAGGCGAAGCCCACCGAGGACGGCCGGTTGGTCCTGCGTTTTCAGGATGGCAGCTTCAAGGACCCATTCATCGCGCGCTACGTCTCGGACGGCACGATCAAGATGTTTGCCTATTTGGTCTTGCTGCACGATCCCAAGCCGCATCCGCTGCTGGCGGTGGAGGAGCCTGAAAATCAGCTTTATCCCGAACTGCTGTATGAACTCGTCGAGGAGTTTCGCGACTACGCCCGCCGCGGCGGCCAGGTGTTTGTTTCGACCCATTCGCCGGAGTTCCTCAACGGCGCCGAGCTTGACGAGGTCTTTTGGCTGGTAAAGCGCGGTGGCTTCACCAGCGTGCTGCGTGCGTCGGAGAATGAGACGTTGCGCAATCTCGTGGCCGCAGGAGACCTGCCGGGGACACTATGGAAGCAAGGGCTTTTCGAAGGGGCCGGGCCGACATGAACGCGCCGTGCCGGCCAACAAAAAGTGATGCGAACGCTGCGCCAGCCGTCTATTGTGTACAGGCGGTCGAATGACGCGTGTCATATTTCTGGTCGAGGAACGCTCGATGAAGGTGCTGCTCGATGCACTGCTGCCGCGACTCTTTCCGACCCTTGCCTTCTTGTGTATTCCACATGAGGGCAAGCAAGACCTTGAGCGCAGCATCCCGAAGAAGCTGAAAGCCTGGCGCGAGCCGGGTGTGCGCTTCGTCGTGATCCGTGACAACGACAGGGACGATTGCATTGAACTCAAACGCAAGCTGGTGCACCTTTGTCGCGAAGGCGATCGCGAGGACACGCTGGTGCGAATCGCCTGTCAAGAGCTTGAAGCCTGGTATCTCGGCGAACCAACCGCCTTGGCGTCGGCTTTCGATAGCGAGCGGTTGGCAGGGCTTGGTGCAAAGGCGCGTTTTCGCGATCCTGACGCGGTCGCCAAACCTTCCGTCGAACTCAAGGCAATGGTGCCGGAGTT
Proteins encoded in this window:
- a CDS encoding DUF4276 family protein, with the protein product MTRVIFLVEERSMKVLLDALLPRLFPTLAFLCIPHEGKQDLERSIPKKLKAWREPGVRFVVIRDNDRDDCIELKRKLVHLCREGDREDTLVRIACQELEAWYLGEPTALASAFDSERLAGLGAKARFRDPDAVAKPSVELKAMVPEFQKMSGARRMARHLTREHNRSRSFQVLMEGIGRLVEAVPRHAND
- a CDS encoding AAA family ATPase, with translation MQIEALEIANYRLFRDAKLTNLPRMTVVVGANGSGKTTLFDVFSFLKEALTQNVATAVARRGGFRELVSRGETGPIAITVKFRESGGRLATYQLEIAEDGGRPVVHREVLKFRRGQFGQPWHFVDFSRGRGVAITNEAAYGQEGVEAERKEHVLDDPSVLAIKGLGQFKEFRVVAEFRSLIENWHISDFHISDARPSAEAGYAEHLSNRGDNIAQVAQYLYENHREQFDRVLQIMSERVPGISRVEAKPTEDGRLVLRFQDGSFKDPFIARYVSDGTIKMFAYLVLLHDPKPHPLLAVEEPENQLYPELLYELVEEFRDYARRGGQVFVSTHSPEFLNGAELDEVFWLVKRGGFTSVLRASENETLRNLVAAGDLPGTLWKQGLFEGAGPT